In Miscanthus floridulus cultivar M001 chromosome 5, ASM1932011v1, whole genome shotgun sequence, one genomic interval encodes:
- the LOC136455161 gene encoding citrate-binding protein-like — MAPASSLPWPVLLLLIVLVSWCGQCSAGVDPTLGSVPALRGGQEDRHCLGFIAVNLTEDRFKLHQPYDLPPEQRYEFRDGVGRMWVYCTDKPLSPGSPTKPRSEILLNVRYTTGVWQFEDYGYVPAGTSGMSVMQVFDVSGRNTTLMLHEYGGRFMYYHDEARVVDASIYDRWFRLNVVHDVGAGALTVFVDGEDRLAVVGHSGYRHYFKFGVYTQMDPSHYMESRWRDVKVYTKLG, encoded by the exons ATGGCTCCTGCTTCCTCCCTGCCATGGCCTGTACTGCTCCTGCTCATCGTCTTGGTCTCGTGGTGTGGTCAGTGCTCCGCCGGCGTTGACCCGACCCTGGGCtcagtgccggccctaaggggtgggcaggag GACCGGCACTGCCTGGGCTTCATCGCTGTCAACCTCACCGAGGACCGGTTCAAGCTGCACCAACCGTACGACCTGCCGCCGGAGCAGCGGTACGAGTTCCGCGACGGCGTGGGGCGGATGTGGGTGTACTGCACCGACAAGCCCTTGAGCCCCGGCAGCCCCACCAAGCCGCGCTCCGAGATCCTCTTAAAC GTGAGGTACACGACGGGGGTGTGGCAGTTCGAGGACTACGGGTACGTGCCGGCGGGGACCTCCGGCATGTCGGTGATGCAGGTGTTCGACGTGTCGGGGCGGAACACGACGCTGATGCTGCACGAGTACGGCGGCCGGTTCATGTACTACCACGACGAGGCGCGCGTTGTCGACGCTTCCATCTACGACCGCTGGTTCCGGCTCAACGTGGTGCACGACGTCGGCGCGGGGGCGCTCACCGTGTTCGTCGACGGCGAGGACCGGCTCGCCGTCGTAGGACATAGCGGGTACCGCCACTACTTCAAGTTCGGGGTGTACACGCAGATGGACCCCTCGCACTACATGGAGTCCCGGTGGAGGGACGTCAAGGTCTACACCAAACTCGGATGA
- the LOC136453144 gene encoding cytochrome P450 CYP94D108-like, which translates to MLERFAFDSICRVALGEDPACLVEDSMAAPGRSAEFMRAFNDAQNAVMARFMSPVNSLWRLKRLLNVEPERRMRSALGTIHGYNGRIVRERRERRSEVGVACRDDFLSRFAAAGEHSDESLRDVVTNFLLAGRDTTSSALSWFFWLVSTRPDVEDRIVREVRAVRASSHQGSITGSATFSVDELRDMHYLHAAITESMRLYPPVAMDTHGCREDDFLPDGTFIGKGWLISYSAYAMARMEDIWDKDCELFKPERWLGEDGTFRPESPFKYPIFHAGPRMCLGKEMAYIQMKSVVACVLETFSFRFVGSERRPGLVLSLTLRMEGGLSMQVNRRS; encoded by the coding sequence ATGCTGGAGCGCTTCGCGTTCGATAGCATCTGCCGCGTGGCGCTCGGCGAGGACCCAGCGTGCCTCGTTGAGGACAGCATGGCCGCGCCTGGCCGGAGCGCCGAGTTCATGCGCGCCTTCAACGACGCGCAGAACGCCGTCATGGCCCGCTTCATGTCTCCCGTCAATTCGCTGTGGCGCCTCAAGAGGCTGCTCAACGTGGAGCCCGAGAGGCGGATGCGCTCGGCGCTCGGCACCATCCACGGCTACAACGGCAGGATCGTCCGCGAGCGCAGGGAGAGGAGAAGCGAGGTCGGCGTGGCGTGCAGGGACGACTTCCTGTCGCGATTCGCCGCGGCCGGCGAGCACAGCGATGAGAGCCTCAGGGACGTGGTCACCAACTTCCTCCTGGCTGGGCGCGACACGACGTCGTCGGCGCTGTCCTGGTTCTTCTGGCTGGTCTCCACGCGACCCGACGTGGAGGACAGGATTGTGCGCGAGGTCCGCGCGGTGCGCGCCTCCAGCCATCAGGGGAGCATCACGGGCTCGGCGACGTTCAGCGTTGACGAGCTGCGCGACATGCACTACCTCCACGCCGCCATCACCGAGTCCATGCGGTTGTACCCGCCGGTGGCCATGGACACGCACGGCTGCAGGGAGGATGACTTCCTACCGGACGGCACCTTCATCGGGAAAGGGTGGCTGATAAGCTATTCAGCGTACGCCATGGCGCGGATGGAGGACATATGGGACAAGGACTGCGAGCTGTTCAAGCCGGAGCGGTGGCTCGGCGAGGACGGCACGTTCCGGCCGGAGAGCCCGTTCAAGTACCCGATCTTCCACGCGGGGCCGCGGATGTGCCTCGGCAAGGAGATGGCTTACATCCAGATGAAGTCCGTCGTCGCGTGCGTGTTGGAGACGTTCAGCTTCCGGTTCGTTGGCAGCGAGCGGCGGCCTGGGCTCGTGCTTTCGCTGACACTACGGATGGAAGGTGGCTTGTCGATGCAAGTGAACAGGAGGAGCTAG